From Cyanobacteria bacterium GSL.Bin1:
TTTATATAAAGAACCTTTTTCCAAAATTGAACAAACCCTTGCTCAACAAGGAATGTGGAATGAAGAACTAATTTTAATCACTTGTCAAGGGGATCAGTTTTGGGGAGATGTGGCTTGGAAAAAAATTACAATTGGGACACAAATAACTTACTTGGTTAGATTGACCGATATCAGCGATCGTAAATCTTTTGAAGCAGAACTACAAACCACGAATGAATGTCTAGAACTCACCAACCAAGAATTAGAGTGTGCCACGCGCTTAAAAGATCAATTTTTGGCCAATATGAGTCATGAAATTAGAACTCCCCTCAATGCAATTTTAGGGATGTCAGAAGGCTTAAAAGAAGGATCGTTTGATATCATTAGCGAACAGCAACAACAAGCTGTGAAAACAATTGATACCAGTGCGAGACATTTACTCTCTCTCATCAATGACATTCTTGATTTAGCAAAAATACAATCGGGAAAAGTAACTTTAAACTTTGACCAAGCCAATATTAAATCTCTATGTGAGAGCAGTTTAACGTTTGTTCGCCAACAGGCTTACCAGAAAGGAATCCAGTTACAGACTGAAATTAATACTTCTATTTCTAGCCTAAATGTTGATGAATTGCGAATCCGACAGGTTTTAATTAACTTATTGACCAATGCGGTTAAGTTTACTCCACCAGGGGGAAAAGTGACACTGACGGTTCACGAAAGCACTTCCCGAGAAAATATCATTTTTGCTGTTGCCGATACAGGAATTGGCATTGCACCGGATCAAATGTCTCAATTATTTGAACCTTTTGTGCAATTGGACAGCAATTTCAATCGCCAGCATGGTGGAACTGGACTGGGCTTGTCTCTAGTCCGTCGTCTCAGCGAATTACATGGAGGGAGTGTCTCTGTTGAGAGTGAAGTCGGGAAAGGAAGTACATTTTACGTTAACTTGCCCTATACAGAAGTTTATTTTATTTCTAATGGAGATTTCTCAACTTTATCGACACAAGAAATAACTGATTTTTGTCAGTCTTTTTCCATCCTAGTTGCCAATTCCGATCAACCGAGACTGGATACAACTTGTAGTTATTTAGAGGCATCGGGATATCAAGTCACTGCCGTTGATAACAGAGAAGATATTTTTTCAATCCTTAACAACGCTCCACCTGACATGATTGTGATTGATTTACCCAGTTTTGACTGGGAAGAAACAGTCATGATTCAAGAATTACGCCAACCTGTCACTGTCAGAACAGTTCCAATTATTGCGATTACCGATGAAGCAACCGATCATAGCCAAGAGCAATTATTGGCGGCAGGTGCCAGTTATTGCTTAGTTAAACCGGTTCGTTTACGTTACTTGCTTAATCAGATTCAGAGTTTACTGAACGAGGAATTTCCACAGTAAAAATTGCCCCTTGCGGTTCATTATCTTCAACATCAATCTGTCCGCCATGGGCTAAAATAGCCATCTGACAAAACGCTAACCCTAATCCCGTTTGGTTAACATTACTATATTTCCTTCCCGTTTCAAATTTTTTGAATATTTTTTC
This genomic window contains:
- a CDS encoding PAS domain S-box protein, whose protein sequence is MLERFNSISENRSNLSELDAIKVAQILEASPNEVYLFNQRTLQIEYANPRATKNLSYSLEELQTMTVLDLETEFNLADFKRLITPLVNREVTQINWETTHCRADSSTYPVEVYLQLVKAEGKLCFFAIVVDISQRKNAEQSLQDKTKELASVASNIPGAIYRLRYSQDGTVKVEYVSDRAEDILELPLPEIYADFQQVVNLVHEADQDSFRALLQKALTELTPLCWEGRMITPSQRLIWIQVRSQAQRQADGSIIRYGVLLDITAQKQAELALQESEEKFRQLAENIDDVFWMIDTEMHRLVYASPGFEKIWGHSRQELAANPRNFLSWIYPEDRAAVKAAIPKQVLGEYDIEYRIIRPDGKIRWLRDRAFPVRDETGNVYRVAGIAQDITDQKNAVIELSRNQKLREVIFDEATDALYLIDPDTLIVLECNRRAVELLAAPNKEALLTKADYLYKEPFSKIEQTLAQQGMWNEELILITCQGDQFWGDVAWKKITIGTQITYLVRLTDISDRKSFEAELQTTNECLELTNQELECATRLKDQFLANMSHEIRTPLNAILGMSEGLKEGSFDIISEQQQQAVKTIDTSARHLLSLINDILDLAKIQSGKVTLNFDQANIKSLCESSLTFVRQQAYQKGIQLQTEINTSISSLNVDELRIRQVLINLLTNAVKFTPPGGKVTLTVHESTSRENIIFAVADTGIGIAPDQMSQLFEPFVQLDSNFNRQHGGTGLGLSLVRRLSELHGGSVSVESEVGKGSTFYVNLPYTEVYFISNGDFSTLSTQEITDFCQSFSILVANSDQPRLDTTCSYLEASGYQVTAVDNREDIFSILNNAPPDMIVIDLPSFDWEETVMIQELRQPVTVRTVPIIAITDEATDHSQEQLLAAGASYCLVKPVRLRYLLNQIQSLLNEEFPQ